A window from Cygnus olor isolate bCygOlo1 chromosome 13, bCygOlo1.pri.v2, whole genome shotgun sequence encodes these proteins:
- the TBX22 gene encoding T-box transcription factor TBX22 yields the protein MALSSRAHAFSVEALVGRSAKRKVPDGRDDEAGAGCRQSRRAPEPEKRPKAGAESREARDEVQVELQGSELWRRFHEIGTEMIITKAGRRMFPSVRVKVKGLQPLQQYYIAIDVVPVDSKRYRYVYHSSQWMVAGNTDHSCITPRLYIHPDSPCSGETWMRQIVSFDRVKLTNNELDDKGHIILQSMHKYKPRVHVIAQDSRFDLAQIQSLPAEGVHTFSFQETEFTTVTAYQNQQITKLKIDRNPFAKGFRDPGRNRGVLDGLLEPYPWRPPLALDFKAFGADSHGGSSSSSPVTSSGGTPSPLNPLLSPSCSPPAFHLSATNIGVPCPETYLHSLSLPLYYKICPASFLRQQSLIFPSHEKLGGASPPALPHFMVDMPKLSALGVTSLKNGKSEDLNGQCLQVPGSASQMLYGLHASGNIFPSSPIAREALNCSLHPPYGLYGYNFSVPSRLMNAASHFKVSDSIPASFRDGRCNHSNWHSAINHCL from the exons atGGCGCTGAGCTCCCGGGCTCACGCCTTCTCGGTGGAAGCCCTGGTGGGGCGCTCGGCCAAGAGGAAGGTGCCCGACGGGCGAGACGACGAGGCCGGGGccggctgcaggcagagccgcAGAGCCCCGGAGCCGG AGAAGCGGCCCAAGGCCGGCGCCGAGAGCCGGGAGGCGAGGGACGAGGTGCAGGTGGAGCTGCAGGGCTCCGAGCTCTGGAGGAGGTTCCACGAGATCGGCACCGAGATGATCATCACCAAGGCCGGCAG GAGGATGTTCCCGTCGGTCAGGGTGAAGGTGAAGGGGCTGCAGCCGCTGCAGCAGTACTACATCGCCATCGACGTGGTGCCCGTGGACTCCAAGCGCTACAG GTACGTCTACCACAGCTCGCAGTGGATGGTGGCGGGGAACACGGACCACTCGTGCATCACGCCGCGGCTCTACATCCACCCCGACTCGCCCTGCTCGGGGGAGACGTGGATGAGGCAGATCGTCAGCTTCGACCGGGTGAAGCTGACCAACAACGAGCTGGACGACAAGGGGCAC ATCATCCTGCAGTCCATGCACAAGTACAAGCCCCGCGTGCACGTTATCGCCCAGGACTCCCGCTTCGACTTGGCGCAGATCCAGTCGCTGCCGGCCGAGGGGGTGCACACCTTCTCCTTCCAGGAGACCGAGTTCACCACGGTGACGGCCTACCAGAACCAGCAG ATCACGAAGCTGAAGATCGACAGAAACCCCTTCGCCAAAGGCTTTCGGGACCCCGGCAGGAACAG GGGAGTTCTGGACGGGCTCCTGGAGCCCTACCCGTGGCGGCCCCCGCTCGCCCTGGACTTCAAGGCTTTCGGCGCCGACAGCCACG GTGGGAGCTCCAGCTCTTCTCCAGTGACCTCCAGCGGTGGGACGCCCTCTCCTCTCAACCCCCTGCTTTCCCCGTCgtgctcccctcctgccttccaTCTGTCAGCGACCAACATCGGCGTGCCGTGCCCTGAGACCTACCTGCACAGCCTCAGCCTGCCCCTCTACTACAAGATCTGCCCCGCGAGCTTCCTGAGGCAGCAGTCCCTCATCTTCCCAAGCCATGAGAAACTGGGAGGCGCCAGCCCGCCGGCCTTGCCCCACTTCATGGTGGATATGCCAAAACTCTCTGCCCTCGGCGTAACAAGCCTGAAAAATGGTAAATCTGAAGACTTAAACGGGCAGTGCCTTCAAGTACCCGGTTCTGCTAGTCAAATGCTGTATGGATTACATGCATCTGGAAACATTTTCCCATCAAGTCCCATTGCTCGGGAAGCACTTAATTGTTCTTTACATCCTCCATATGGCTTGTACGGTTATAACTTCTCTGTGCCATCTAGACTGATGAATGCAGCAAGCCATTTCAAAGTGAGTGACAGCATTCCAGCTTCTTTTAGAGATGGCAGATGTAATCACTCCAACTGGCACTCGGCAATTAACCATTGCCTTTAG